In the Oceanispirochaeta sp. genome, CAGTACCTGGTTATGTTCAGCCGCTGGATGAATTCATCAATGATCCAAACCTGGTTTCCCCCGACTATGATTTTGCAGACTTTTACCCCGGTGTTATTTCTTCACTGAAATGGGACCTGGTACCTGGTCACAAAGTCGGTGGCGGCAGCCTTTGGGCTCTTCCCCTTGGTTTTGAAACAAACACTCTTGCCTATAACAAAAGAATTTTTGATGAAAGAGGCCTGAAACCACCAAAAACCATGGCAGAACTTGAAGTCCTGTGTGAGCAGCTGCAGGAATTTGACGGACCCGGCAGCTATGCTCTGGCTCTTCGCGGTTCCAGAGGTTGGGGAACAATCCACGCCGGTTATATGACCACATATTCTAACTACGGTGCTGTCGACTTTGAAATCGAAAATGGTAAGCTCGTTTCCAAGATGAACTCACCCGAAGCCGTGGAGATGACAGAAGATTGGGTCAGCCTGATCAAGAAGGGTGGATCTCCTACATGGGCCAGTTATACATGGTATCAGGCCGGAGCCGACCTGGGTGCCGGTAAAGCCGCCATGCTCTTCGATGCCGACTGTAACGGATACTTCCAGAATCCCTGGGGCGCCTCACAGGAAGCCGGAAATATCGCATGGGTTCATGCTCCCCTTCCCGAAGGAAAGACCGAAGTCAATGCAAACCTTTGGACATGGGCTATGGCCATCAACAAGGCATCAAAGCATAAAACTGCTTCCTGGTTGTTCCTCCAGTACTTTACAAGCAAAGAGTTTAACCAGTGGGCATCCACAGTTGGTAAAACTGTAGACCCCGCCAGAAGATCCGTCTTTGAAAGTGCTGAGTTTAAAGAAGTACTTGCCGAATCAACAGGATACGCACAGGCTTTTCAGGACTCTGTAGCTGGTACTACCATTCAGTTTACTCCCCAGCCACACTTTTTCGAAACAACAACCGAATGGGCAGCGACCCTTCAGGACATTGTTTCAGGAAAGTACCCCTCTGCTCAGGCCGGACTGGATCAGCTTAAAAAGAAAGTTGACAGGATCGTTTCTGATATAGAAGTGGAATAGCTTATTCCCTTCCCTTTGATCTGATACAGGATACGGGAGGCTTTCAGCCTCCCGTATCACTCAATCAATTAAATAAATACTGCATCAATTTGCAGTCAATTCATCTCTATATTTTGAAAACTAATTTATTGAAATAATAAAGGAGAACCCCCTTTGAAAAAATTGAATTCAAATAGAGGTCAAAGAGCTGTAGATGAGCAGGATCTGACGAGCCTCACCAGTATTCATTGGAGTGTCAAAGCAAGGCCGTATTTTATCATGGCCCCCTGCCTGCTCATTACAATCGGTATTCTATATCCCTTTGCAACCGCCATTTTTTATTCCTTTACTAACTTTTCATTCAGATTGCCCAGTTGGAAGTTTGTGGGCTTTAAAAACTGGATTTATATGTTTACTGACCGTGATTTTTGGCATGCCCTGTTAGTGACACTCCAGTACGCCGCGGCTACCACGATTCCCCAGATGCTTTTAGGATTGGGAATAGCCCTGCTTCTGAATACGGAGAACTGGTTCACCAGAGTCCTCAAGGTTGTCTTGATTTTCCCTCTGATGATCGCTCCGGTTATTGCCACTCTCATATGGCAGCTTATGACCAACACTTCAGTCGGTATCCTTGAAAAGTTTCTCAACCTGTTTGGTGTCTATGGATTTACCTGGGCCGCATCATCCCACACGGCTCTGTTTACGGCGGCTCTCATTGATACATGGGTCTATGCACCCTTTGTCATTGTTCTGGTTTCTGCGGGACTTCAATCACTCCCCAAATCTCCCTTTGAGGCAGCTAAAGTCGATGGAGGATCAAAATGGTTCACATTCAAGACTCTCACTCTGCCCATGCTCAAACCTTTTATGTACATTGCCCTGATTTTCAGGCTTATGGCTTCCCTTCAGGAATTTGCCATCATATTCGCTTTGTCCAAGGGCGGACCCGGAAATACACTTATGAATCTGTCTATAACCGGTTACCAGACAGGATTTGCCTACTTGAAATTCGGAAAATCCCTGACCTACGTGCTTTTCCTGTGGGTCATTATCTACATAATCAGCAAAAAGCTTGTGAGTAAATATCTGTTGACCCAGAAACAGGCCGCCGGCGAATCTAATTAAAGGAGAATTTTGTACATGACACTGGAAAGATCGAACTATGTAGGAAAGGTTGTGAGAAATTTTCTTCTGGCCTCCTGGGCTGTATTTGCCCTGTTTCCCATCCTCTGGATGATACTGATTACTTTTAAAAGTGATATAGAAGTGTTTAACACAACATTTCTGTTTCATCCCACCCTGGAAAACTACGATGCGGTATTACTTAAAACCGACTATTTTAAGGCTTTTCTGGACAATATTATCGTCAGTGGGGGAGCCGTACTGGTATCCGTCATCGCCGGAGTCCCGGCAGCCTATGCGCTGGCCCGATTTGAATTCAAGAAGAAGGAAGACCTGGCCTTTACAATCCTGTCCTTCAAGTTTGCTCCGGAAATTCTGGTTATTCTGCCCCTCTTCATGATCTATCAGAAATTGGGGATCTACGACACTTATTTTGGACTGATCTGGGTGTATCAGCTCATCACCATGCCTCTTCTGGTCTGGGTAGTCCGGGGTTATTTTGAAGATGTTTCTGTCGAAATAGAACAGGCTGCCAAGCTGGACGGTTACAGGTGGTGGGAAATCTTCTATAAGTTTCTGCTGCCTCTGATTAAACCGGGTCTGGTTTCATCAGCATTGTTGGCGTTTATATTTGCCTGGAACAGTTTTACATTTCCTCTGTTGCTGACTAGTTTCAACGTTGAGACTGTCACCGTTGCCTCATTGAAATACATTGCTTCAGACACCGTTCATTACGGTCAGATGGCTGTCGCTGCTACAGTCGCCGCTTTGCCCGAGGTTATTTTGGCATTGCTGATCCAAAAGCACCTGGTCCGCGGGCTGAGTTTCGGTGCCGTAAAAGGTTAAGAAGGAGGAGAATTGAATGTCACAAATTGAACTGAATAATCTGACAAAAACATATAAGCAGACCACTGCACTGAAGAATATAGACCTCGTCGTGAAAGACAAGGAATTTATTGTACTTTTCGGTCCTGCCGGAGCTGGAAAAACGACCATGCTGAAGATGATCGCCGGCCTGGAATTTCCCGATGAAGGACTCATTAAAATCAATGATGATATTGTGAATGTGGTTCCTCCTGCCAACAGGAATGTATCCATGGTGTTTGAGAATTATGCCTTATATCCCCATCTATCGGTGTATGACAATATTGCGTCACCTATGAGGAGTTCTCTGTACAGAGAAGATGAAGAGTACATCAAAAAATCCATCATGGCTGTCACAAAAAAGATGAAGATTGATAACCTTCTGGAAAGACTGCCCTCCCAATTGAGTAATGGGCAGCGTCAGAGAGTGGCCCTGGGGCGATGCCTTGTACGAAAACCAAACGTTTTCTTAATGGATGAACCTCTGGCCCATCTTGATGCCAAGCTGCGTCACTTTATGAGGGCCGAACTCAAGGAGATGCAGTCCTCCTTTGATACCACCACCATCTATGTCACCCACGATTATATGGAAGCTCTTAGTCTGGGAGACCGAATTGCTATCATTAATCTTGGCGAAATTGTGCAGATCGGTACGGGGAATGAACTCTTTTATACTCCTTGCAATCAGTTTGTAGCCGGTCTGATGGGTGAACCTGAGATCAATTTGATTCCTGCGGAAATTGTCCGGGATAATGGAACAGTGAAAGTAAAACTGCTGCACCAGGATCATCTTTTTGAGGTTCCAGAAGATGTTACGGATTTTTTCAGAAAAAACAGCATTGAAGGGATCAATCTGGGTGTCCGGGGAAATGACATGTCCTACAGCCGTAAAAAGGATGATGATGATTTTATGAAGGGTTCTGTCTATGTTCTGGAACCCATCGGTAACCGATCTATCCTCACAGCCGAAGTCGACGGTCATAAAATACGCATCATCGTTCCCAATGATTACAGCTGTGAGATGGATTCTGACATATATGTGAAGCTGGATCTCAAATACAGCA is a window encoding:
- a CDS encoding extracellular solute-binding protein, with translation VPGYVQPLDEFINDPNLVSPDYDFADFYPGVISSLKWDLVPGHKVGGGSLWALPLGFETNTLAYNKRIFDERGLKPPKTMAELEVLCEQLQEFDGPGSYALALRGSRGWGTIHAGYMTTYSNYGAVDFEIENGKLVSKMNSPEAVEMTEDWVSLIKKGGSPTWASYTWYQAGADLGAGKAAMLFDADCNGYFQNPWGASQEAGNIAWVHAPLPEGKTEVNANLWTWAMAINKASKHKTASWLFLQYFTSKEFNQWASTVGKTVDPARRSVFESAEFKEVLAESTGYAQAFQDSVAGTTIQFTPQPHFFETTTEWAATLQDIVSGKYPSAQAGLDQLKKKVDRIVSDIEVE
- a CDS encoding carbohydrate ABC transporter permease — its product is MKKLNSNRGQRAVDEQDLTSLTSIHWSVKARPYFIMAPCLLITIGILYPFATAIFYSFTNFSFRLPSWKFVGFKNWIYMFTDRDFWHALLVTLQYAAATTIPQMLLGLGIALLLNTENWFTRVLKVVLIFPLMIAPVIATLIWQLMTNTSVGILEKFLNLFGVYGFTWAASSHTALFTAALIDTWVYAPFVIVLVSAGLQSLPKSPFEAAKVDGGSKWFTFKTLTLPMLKPFMYIALIFRLMASLQEFAIIFALSKGGPGNTLMNLSITGYQTGFAYLKFGKSLTYVLFLWVIIYIISKKLVSKYLLTQKQAAGESN
- a CDS encoding carbohydrate ABC transporter permease produces the protein MTLERSNYVGKVVRNFLLASWAVFALFPILWMILITFKSDIEVFNTTFLFHPTLENYDAVLLKTDYFKAFLDNIIVSGGAVLVSVIAGVPAAYALARFEFKKKEDLAFTILSFKFAPEILVILPLFMIYQKLGIYDTYFGLIWVYQLITMPLLVWVVRGYFEDVSVEIEQAAKLDGYRWWEIFYKFLLPLIKPGLVSSALLAFIFAWNSFTFPLLLTSFNVETVTVASLKYIASDTVHYGQMAVAATVAALPEVILALLIQKHLVRGLSFGAVKG
- a CDS encoding ABC transporter ATP-binding protein translates to MSQIELNNLTKTYKQTTALKNIDLVVKDKEFIVLFGPAGAGKTTMLKMIAGLEFPDEGLIKINDDIVNVVPPANRNVSMVFENYALYPHLSVYDNIASPMRSSLYREDEEYIKKSIMAVTKKMKIDNLLERLPSQLSNGQRQRVALGRCLVRKPNVFLMDEPLAHLDAKLRHFMRAELKEMQSSFDTTTIYVTHDYMEALSLGDRIAIINLGEIVQIGTGNELFYTPCNQFVAGLMGEPEINLIPAEIVRDNGTVKVKLLHQDHLFEVPEDVTDFFRKNSIEGINLGVRGNDMSYSRKKDDDDFMKGSVYVLEPIGNRSILTAEVDGHKIRIIVPNDYSCEMDSDIYVKLDLKYSMFFDAATEEFLIRHNQNDLLQDER